The following coding sequences are from one Dreissena polymorpha isolate Duluth1 chromosome 8, UMN_Dpol_1.0, whole genome shotgun sequence window:
- the LOC127843116 gene encoding uncharacterized protein LOC127843116: MNMRLPRYLVDSDPLLTNVVLLLGEDPALEVSDTEWTAEELENAEQQVEAVLMEEALIEACFEEMMEEEEDRWFHNHVIAMQPPVYLFTPPSQAPLQQLSSSTLQYVPVWLSMAQTPTENYSSTNVHCEHKYFLVSQLNPEAPEFYPHSMMS, translated from the exons ATGAATATGCGACTGCCTCGCTACCTGGTGGACTCGGATCCACTGCTGACCAATGTTGTTTTGCTGTTAGGGGAAGACCCTGCACTGGAGGTCTCAGACACTGAATGGACGGCAGAAGAACTGGAGAATGCTGAACAACAG GTGGAAGCTGTGCTGATGGAAGAAGCCCTGATCGAAGCATGCTTCGAAGAAATGATGGAGGAAGAGGAGGATCGTTGGTTCCACAATCATGTCATCGCCATGCAGCCACCTGTCTACCTGTTTACTCCCCCTTCCCAGGCACCTCTGCAGCAGTTGTCATCATCTACCTTGCAATACGTGCCTGTTTGGCTGTCCATGGCACAGACACCAACTGAAAATTATAGTTCAACTAATGTTCATTGCGAACATAAGTATTTTCTG gtcAGTCAACTTAATCCAGAGGCTCCAGAGTTTTATCCTCATTCAATGATGTCATAG